A genome region from Streptomyces antimycoticus includes the following:
- a CDS encoding Pepco domain-containing protein, with the protein MRARNLAATVDALQQVFADVAARGGTLPLAEAQLSFHVTASSGVQLIGTGQVQGTPADPDTNRRREVRLRGPARPRPRRPGAPLGTSGRRPPGVAADRPGAVRRTRRAQGCCWLWSPLPMTRRLTRRTTRPVERRDVSPYYLAQAA; encoded by the coding sequence ATCCGCGCACGGAACCTCGCCGCGACCGTCGACGCCCTCCAGCAGGTCTTCGCCGACGTCGCCGCCCGCGGGGGCACCCTCCCGCTCGCGGAGGCCCAGCTGTCCTTCCACGTCACCGCGAGCAGCGGCGTCCAGCTCATAGGCACCGGCCAGGTCCAGGGCACTCCAGCGGACCCGGATACGAACCGACGCCGAGAAGTCAGGCTTCGCGGTCCTGCCCGGCCCCGTCCGCGCCGCCCGGGAGCACCCCTGGGTACGAGCGGTCGTCGGCCACCCGGCGTGGCAGCGGACCGACCCGGAGCTGTGCGCCGCACGCGACGCGCTCAAGGGTGTTGCTGGTTATGGTCACCGCTGCCGATGACGAGGCGTCTGACCCGCCGCACGACCCGGCCTGTCGAACGGCGCGACGTCAGCCCGTACTACCTCGCGCAAGCCGCCTGA
- a CDS encoding Type 1 glutamine amidotransferase-like domain-containing protein — protein sequence MELLLTASGLRNETLRDALRDMLGKPFGSANVVYVPTASVAEPGDHGWVVADMNRLHGLGWREFDILELNGLPRHMVLDRLLHADVIYVEGGSHYHLARSITGNGLADGFLEALESRVYVGVSAGSMIFSRNLTEHSADVIGDATDLHVLGATTVEPPFGLFDWYLKPHLYSPDFPERDDAWADRIAARADFPIYFIDDETAVRVRGGKVDVISEGRWRFHP from the coding sequence ATGGAGCTTCTGTTGACGGCGAGTGGCCTGCGCAACGAGACACTGCGGGATGCGCTGCGGGACATGCTGGGAAAGCCGTTTGGGTCGGCGAACGTCGTGTACGTTCCTACGGCGTCCGTTGCCGAGCCCGGGGACCACGGGTGGGTCGTCGCGGACATGAACCGGCTGCACGGCCTGGGCTGGCGGGAGTTCGACATCCTGGAGCTGAACGGCCTGCCCCGGCACATGGTGCTCGACCGGCTGCTCCATGCCGACGTCATCTATGTCGAGGGCGGCAGCCACTACCACCTCGCGCGCAGCATCACCGGCAACGGCCTGGCCGACGGCTTCCTGGAGGCGCTGGAGAGCCGGGTCTATGTGGGGGTCAGCGCCGGATCGATGATTTTCAGCCGTAACCTCACCGAACACTCCGCCGACGTCATCGGGGACGCCACGGACCTCCACGTGCTCGGCGCGACGACCGTGGAGCCGCCGTTCGGTCTCTTCGACTGGTATCTCAAGCCCCACCTGTACTCGCCGGATTTCCCCGAGCGGGACGACGCCTGGGCTGATCGCATCGCTGCGCGGGCGGACTTCCCGATTTACTTCATCGACGACGAGACGGCCGTTCGCGTCAGGGGCGGCAAGGTGGATGTCATTTCTGAAGGCCGGTGGCGGTTCCACCCGTGA
- a CDS encoding Cmx/CmrA family chloramphenicol efflux MFS transporter yields MPLAVYVLGLSVFALGTSEFMLSGLLQPVARDMGVSIPTAGLLISAFAIGMVVGAPVLAAATLRLPRRTTLMALLAVFGLGQIAGALAPSYGVLFASRVVSALACAGFWAVGAAVAVSLVPVNARAKAMAVMVGGLSIANIAGVPAGALLGQHAGWRAAFWAVAGLSALGLVGVVALVPRTQVPTGDDRPRLRAELRIYRDRQVWLALAATALSGGAVFCLFSYLGPLLTDVAGLDESWVPTVLALFGVGALLGTVLGGRIADAHLFGTMLGGITASTVVLSALALTAHSAVAAVTLALLLGFTAFFTAPALNARMFNLANAAPTLAGATNTSAFNIGNTVGPWLGGLVLDLGWGYPAVAWTGAALAGTGVVTTVAAMRLHRAAGGSRVIATSAAYDLADAEAAPDPSRTTH; encoded by the coding sequence ATGCCCCTGGCGGTCTACGTCCTCGGGCTGTCCGTCTTCGCTCTCGGTACCTCCGAGTTCATGCTGTCCGGGCTGCTGCAACCCGTCGCGCGGGACATGGGCGTGTCCATCCCCACGGCCGGATTGCTGATATCGGCCTTCGCGATCGGGATGGTGGTCGGGGCGCCGGTGCTGGCGGCGGCCACGTTGCGGTTGCCGCGGCGGACGACGCTGATGGCGCTGCTGGCGGTGTTCGGGCTCGGGCAGATCGCGGGGGCGCTGGCGCCGTCGTACGGGGTGCTGTTCGCCTCGCGGGTCGTCAGCGCGCTCGCGTGTGCCGGGTTCTGGGCGGTGGGCGCCGCGGTGGCCGTATCGCTGGTGCCGGTGAACGCACGGGCGAAGGCGATGGCGGTGATGGTCGGCGGACTGAGCATCGCGAACATCGCGGGGGTCCCCGCCGGGGCGTTGCTCGGGCAGCACGCGGGGTGGCGCGCCGCCTTCTGGGCGGTGGCGGGGCTGTCGGCGCTCGGACTGGTCGGGGTCGTCGCGCTCGTACCGCGTACGCAGGTGCCGACCGGGGACGACCGGCCGCGGCTGCGGGCCGAGTTGCGCATCTACCGCGACCGGCAGGTGTGGCTGGCGCTGGCCGCCACCGCGCTGAGCGGTGGCGCGGTCTTCTGCCTGTTCTCCTATCTCGGGCCGCTGCTGACGGATGTGGCGGGGCTGGACGAGAGCTGGGTGCCGACCGTGCTCGCGCTGTTCGGGGTCGGCGCGCTGCTGGGCACGGTGCTCGGCGGGCGGATCGCGGACGCGCATCTGTTCGGCACGATGCTCGGGGGCATCACCGCCTCGACGGTCGTGCTGAGCGCGTTGGCGCTGACCGCGCACAGCGCGGTCGCGGCCGTGACGTTGGCGCTGCTGCTCGGCTTCACCGCCTTCTTCACCGCGCCCGCGCTCAACGCCCGGATGTTCAATCTCGCCAATGCCGCGCCCACGCTCGCGGGCGCGACGAACACCTCGGCCTTCAACATCGGCAACACGGTGGGCCCCTGGCTCGGCGGCCTCGTCCTCGACCTGGGCTGGGGCTACCCTGCGGTCGCCTGGACGGGCGCGGCGCTCGCCGGTACCGGCGTGGTGACGACGGTCGCCGCGATGCGCCTGCACCGGGCGGCCGGTGGCTCGCGCGTCATCGCCACGTCGGCGGCGTACGACCTGGCGGATGCGGAAGCGGCCCCCGACCCGTCGCGCACAACGCACTGA
- a CDS encoding DUF4031 domain-containing protein produces the protein MAVLIDPPSWPGHGRLWSHLVSDVSYAELHAFAARIGAPRRGFDRDHYDLPSELYATAVGAGAEEVGSKELLRRLKAAGLRRPKRAANAD, from the coding sequence ATGGCCGTACTGATCGACCCGCCCTCGTGGCCGGGCCACGGCCGCCTGTGGTCCCACCTGGTCAGCGATGTCTCCTACGCCGAACTCCACGCCTTCGCCGCCCGCATCGGCGCCCCGCGCCGAGGCTTCGACCGTGACCACTACGACCTGCCGAGCGAGCTGTACGCGACGGCGGTGGGGGCGGGCGCGGAGGAGGTCGGCAGCAAGGAACTCCTCCGCCGCCTGAAGGCCGCAGGCCTCCGCCGCCCCAAACGAGCCGCGAACGCGGACTGA
- a CDS encoding MurR/RpiR family transcriptional regulator yields MSSDLKETFMPPPQSDPTPPAPAALAAKVRTLGPSMTRSMQRVAEAVAGDPAGCAALTVTGLAERTGTSEATVVRTSRLLGYPGYRDLRIALAALAAHQAAGRAPAVTADIAVDDPIADVVTKLAREEQQCLADTAAVLDTSQVEAAVSALATARRIDVYGVGASSLVGQDLVQKLLRIGLIAHAHADPHLAVTNAVQLHSGDVAIAITHSGRTTDVIEPLRVAFERGATTVAITGRPDGEVAQYADLVLTTSTARESELRPAAMSSRTSQLLVVDCLFIGVAQRTYESAAPALSASYEALAHRHDPRPGHR; encoded by the coding sequence ATGAGCAGCGACCTGAAGGAAACTTTCATGCCACCTCCGCAATCCGATCCCACCCCGCCCGCTCCGGCCGCCCTCGCCGCGAAGGTCCGCACGTTAGGCCCCTCCATGACCCGCTCCATGCAGCGCGTGGCCGAGGCCGTGGCGGGGGATCCGGCCGGATGCGCGGCGCTCACCGTCACCGGGCTCGCCGAGCGGACCGGCACCAGCGAGGCCACCGTCGTCCGCACCTCCCGACTGCTCGGCTACCCCGGATATCGCGATCTGCGCATCGCGCTCGCCGCGCTCGCCGCACATCAGGCCGCCGGGCGGGCCCCGGCCGTCACCGCGGACATCGCGGTCGACGATCCGATCGCCGATGTGGTCACCAAGCTGGCGCGGGAGGAGCAGCAGTGTCTGGCCGACACCGCGGCCGTCCTGGACACCAGCCAGGTCGAGGCGGCTGTCTCGGCGCTGGCCACGGCGCGCCGGATCGATGTGTACGGGGTGGGGGCGTCCAGCCTCGTCGGCCAGGACCTGGTCCAGAAGCTGCTGCGCATCGGGCTGATAGCCCACGCCCACGCCGATCCGCACCTCGCCGTCACCAACGCGGTCCAGCTCCACTCCGGCGATGTCGCCATCGCGATCACCCACTCCGGGCGTACGACGGATGTCATCGAGCCGCTGCGGGTGGCCTTCGAGCGCGGCGCCACCACCGTCGCGATCACCGGACGGCCGGACGGCGAGGTCGCGCAGTACGCGGACCTGGTGCTCACCACCTCCACCGCGCGGGAGAGCGAGCTGCGCCCGGCGGCCATGTCCAGCCGCACCAGCCAGCTCCTGGTGGTGGACTGCCTGTTCATAGGGGTCGCCCAGCGGACGTACGAATCGGCCGCGCCCGCCCTCTCCGCGTCGTACGAGGCCCTCGCGCACCGCCACGACCCGCGCCCCGGGCATCGCTGA
- the murQ gene encoding N-acetylmuramic acid 6-phosphate etherase, translating to MTSADFAADPADSAADQGSARLRAQLDTLTTEAFRPELAEIDRLDTLEIARIMNAEDAGVPAAIALQLPRIAAAIDAIAARMSRGGRLLYTGAGTAGRLGVLDASECPPTFNTRPEQVVGVIAGGPDAVVTSVEGAEDSAELAARDLDLLGVGPDDTVVGVSASGRTPYAVGAVEHGRRLGALTVGLSCNADSALAAAADHGIEIVVGPELLTGSTRLKAGTAQKLVLNMISTITMIRLGKTFGNLMVDVRASNDKLRARSRRIVFLATGASDQRIESALAATDGEVKNAILTILGEVDAPTAEKLLAEAHGHLRAALDAAKR from the coding sequence ATGACTTCCGCCGACTTCGCAGCCGACCCCGCCGACTCCGCGGCCGACCAGGGTTCCGCACGGCTCCGCGCCCAGCTCGACACCCTGACCACCGAGGCGTTCCGCCCCGAACTCGCCGAGATCGACCGGCTCGACACCCTCGAGATCGCCCGGATCATGAACGCGGAGGACGCCGGCGTACCCGCCGCCATCGCCCTCCAGCTTCCCCGTATCGCCGCTGCCATCGACGCCATCGCCGCGCGGATGTCCCGTGGCGGCCGTCTCCTCTATACGGGCGCGGGCACCGCCGGACGGCTCGGGGTGCTCGACGCGAGCGAATGCCCGCCCACCTTCAATACCCGGCCCGAGCAGGTCGTCGGGGTGATCGCGGGCGGCCCGGACGCCGTGGTGACCTCGGTCGAGGGCGCGGAGGACAGCGCGGAGCTGGCCGCCCGGGACCTCGACCTGCTCGGGGTCGGCCCCGACGACACGGTGGTCGGCGTCTCGGCCTCCGGCCGCACCCCGTACGCCGTGGGCGCGGTCGAACACGGCCGACGGCTCGGCGCGCTCACCGTCGGGCTGTCCTGCAACGCCGACTCGGCGCTCGCCGCCGCGGCGGACCACGGCATCGAGATCGTGGTGGGGCCGGAGCTGCTCACCGGCTCGACCCGGCTGAAGGCGGGCACGGCTCAGAAGCTGGTGCTCAACATGATCTCGACCATCACCATGATCCGGTTGGGCAAGACCTTCGGAAATCTGATGGTCGATGTGCGCGCCTCCAACGACAAGCTGCGCGCCCGCTCGCGGAGGATCGTCTTCCTGGCGACCGGCGCCTCCGACCAGCGGATCGAAAGCGCGCTGGCGGCCACGGACGGCGAGGTGAAGAACGCGATCCTGACCATCCTGGGCGAGGTGGACGCCCCGACCGCCGAGAAGCTGCTCGCCGAGGCACACGGCCATCTGCGCGCCGCCCTCGATGCGGCCAAGCGGTAA
- the groL gene encoding chaperonin GroEL (60 kDa chaperone family; promotes refolding of misfolded polypeptides especially under stressful conditions; forms two stacked rings of heptamers to form a barrel-shaped 14mer; ends can be capped by GroES; misfolded proteins enter the barrel where they are refolded when GroES binds) — MAKIIAFDEEARRGLERGMNQLADAVKVTLGPKGRNVVLEKKWGAPTITNDGVSIAKEIELEDAYEKIGAELVKEVAKKTDDVAGDGTTTATVLAQALVKEGLRNVAAGANPMALKRGIEKAVEAVSAQLLEQAKDVETKEQIASTASISAADTQIGELIAEAMDKVGKEGVITVEESQTFGLELELTEGMRFDKGYISPYFATDMERMESSLDDPYILIVNSKISSVKDLLPLLEKVMQSGKPLLIIAEDVEGEALATLVVNKIRGTFKSVAVKAPGFGDRRKAMLGDIAILTGGTVISEEVGLKLENAGLDLLGRARKVTVTKDETTIVDGAGDTDQVQGRVNQIRAEIESSDSDYDREKLQERLAKLAGGVAVIKAGAATEVELKERKHRIEDAVRNAKAAVEEGIVAGGGVALLQTVSVFEKLELEGDEATGAQAVRLALEAPLKQIAINAGLEGGVVVEKVRNLTPGHGLNAATGEYVDLIAEGIIDPAKVTRSALQNAASIAALFLTTEAVIADKPEKAAPAGAPGGMPGGDMDF, encoded by the coding sequence ATGGCCAAGATCATCGCGTTCGACGAGGAGGCGCGGCGCGGCCTCGAGCGCGGGATGAACCAGCTCGCCGACGCCGTCAAGGTCACCCTCGGCCCCAAGGGCCGCAACGTCGTCCTCGAGAAGAAGTGGGGCGCCCCCACGATCACCAACGATGGTGTTTCCATCGCCAAGGAGATCGAGCTCGAGGACGCGTACGAGAAGATCGGCGCCGAGCTGGTCAAGGAGGTCGCGAAGAAGACGGACGACGTCGCCGGTGACGGCACGACGACCGCGACCGTCCTCGCCCAGGCGCTGGTCAAGGAGGGCCTGCGCAACGTCGCCGCCGGTGCCAACCCGATGGCGCTCAAGCGGGGCATCGAGAAGGCCGTCGAGGCCGTCTCCGCCCAGCTCCTTGAGCAGGCCAAGGACGTGGAGACCAAGGAGCAGATCGCCTCCACCGCCTCCATCTCCGCCGCCGACACCCAGATCGGTGAGCTCATCGCCGAGGCGATGGACAAGGTCGGCAAGGAAGGTGTCATCACCGTCGAGGAGTCGCAGACCTTCGGGCTCGAGCTCGAGCTCACCGAGGGCATGCGCTTCGACAAGGGCTACATCTCCCCGTACTTCGCGACGGACATGGAGCGTATGGAGTCGTCGCTCGACGACCCGTACATCCTGATCGTCAACTCCAAGATCAGCAGCGTGAAGGACCTCCTCCCGCTGCTCGAGAAGGTCATGCAGTCGGGCAAGCCGCTGCTGATCATCGCCGAGGACGTCGAGGGCGAGGCCCTGGCCACCCTGGTCGTCAACAAGATCCGTGGCACCTTCAAGTCCGTCGCCGTCAAGGCCCCGGGCTTCGGTGACCGCCGTAAGGCCATGCTCGGTGACATCGCCATCCTTACCGGTGGCACCGTCATCTCCGAGGAGGTCGGCCTCAAGCTGGAGAACGCCGGTCTCGACCTGCTCGGCCGCGCCCGCAAGGTCACCGTCACCAAGGACGAGACCACCATCGTGGACGGCGCCGGCGACACCGACCAGGTGCAGGGCCGCGTCAACCAGATCCGCGCCGAGATCGAGTCCTCGGACTCGGACTACGACCGCGAGAAGCTGCAGGAGCGCCTGGCGAAGCTGGCCGGCGGCGTGGCCGTCATCAAGGCCGGTGCCGCCACCGAGGTCGAGCTCAAGGAGCGCAAGCACCGCATCGAGGACGCGGTGCGCAACGCCAAGGCGGCCGTCGAGGAGGGCATCGTCGCCGGTGGTGGCGTGGCCCTGCTGCAGACCGTCTCGGTCTTCGAGAAGCTGGAGCTCGAGGGCGACGAGGCCACCGGTGCCCAGGCCGTGCGCCTGGCCCTGGAGGCCCCGCTGAAGCAGATCGCGATCAACGCCGGTCTCGAGGGCGGCGTCGTGGTCGAGAAGGTGCGCAACCTGACCCCGGGTCACGGCCTCAACGCCGCGACCGGTGAGTACGTCGACCTGATCGCCGAGGGCATCATCGACCCGGCCAAGGTCACGCGCTCCGCGCTGCAGAACGCCGCGTCGATCGCCGCGCTGTTCCTCACCACCGAGGCCGTCATCGCCGACAAGCCGGAGAAGGCCGCCCCGGCGGGCGCTCCGGGCGGCATGCCGGGCGGTGACATGGACTTCTGA
- a CDS encoding cold-shock protein, translated as MAQGTVKWFNAEKGYGFIAVDGGADVFVHYSAIQMDGYRTLEEGQRVEFEISQGQKGPQADMVRVAVG; from the coding sequence ATGGCTCAGGGCACCGTCAAGTGGTTCAACGCGGAGAAGGGGTACGGCTTCATCGCGGTCGACGGTGGTGCGGACGTGTTCGTCCACTACAGCGCGATCCAGATGGACGGGTACCGCACCCTCGAGGAAGGCCAGCGGGTCGAGTTCGAGATCTCGCAGGGTCAGAAGGGCCCGCAGGCCGACATGGTCCGCGTGGCCGTAGGCTGA
- a CDS encoding MoaD/ThiS family protein: MSVNVRIPTILRTYTAGQAEVPAEGATLAEVLADLEKNHQGIAARVLDDTGKLRRFVNVYVNDDDVRFADGLATATPDGAGISIIPAVAGGC; encoded by the coding sequence ATGAGCGTCAACGTCCGAATCCCGACCATCCTGCGCACGTACACCGCCGGTCAGGCCGAGGTCCCCGCCGAGGGCGCGACCCTCGCCGAGGTCCTGGCGGACCTGGAGAAGAACCACCAGGGCATCGCGGCCCGCGTCCTGGACGACACCGGCAAGCTCCGCCGCTTCGTCAACGTCTACGTCAACGACGACGACGTCCGCTTCGCCGACGGCCTGGCCACGGCGACCCCGGACGGTGCCGGGATCTCGATCATCCCGGCGGTCGCGGGCGGCTGCTGA
- the thrC gene encoding threonine synthase, protein MAVQSVESSTASSASDASGAFGPAIALSCRECGERFDLGPIFACEVCFGPLEVAYELPAGDPEELRRRIEAGPNSIWRYAPLLPVPADVADLPSLHPGFTQLVKADNLARELGVTGELHIKDDSGNPTHSFKDRVVAIAVQAARTFGFTTLSCSSTGNLAGAVGAAAARAGFRSCVFIPHDLEAGKVVMAAVYGGELVGIEGTYDDVNRFCSELIGDPVGEGWGFVNVNLRPYYGEGSKTLAYEICEQLGWRLPDQIVIPIASGSQLTKIDKGLKELIAIGLVEDKPYKIFGAQAEGCSPVSAAFKAGHDVVRPQKPQTIAKSLAIGNPADGPYVLDIARRTGGAVEDVNDEQIVDAIKLLARTEGIFAETAGGVTVGVTKKLIEDGLLDPSLTTVVLNTGDGLKTLDAVAPTTGPSAIIRPTLDSFREAGLA, encoded by the coding sequence ATGGCTGTGCAGTCAGTAGAAAGCTCAACTGCTTCCTCCGCCTCCGACGCCTCCGGTGCCTTCGGTCCCGCCATCGCATTGTCCTGCCGGGAGTGCGGTGAGCGGTTCGATCTGGGCCCGATCTTCGCGTGTGAGGTCTGTTTCGGGCCGCTCGAGGTCGCGTACGAGCTGCCGGCCGGCGACCCGGAGGAGCTGCGCCGGCGGATCGAGGCCGGTCCGAACAGCATCTGGCGCTATGCCCCGCTGCTGCCCGTCCCCGCGGACGTGGCGGACCTGCCCAGCCTGCACCCGGGTTTCACCCAGCTGGTCAAGGCGGACAACCTCGCCCGTGAGCTCGGCGTCACCGGTGAGCTGCACATCAAGGACGACTCCGGCAACCCCACCCACTCCTTCAAGGACCGGGTCGTCGCCATCGCCGTCCAGGCCGCCCGCACCTTCGGCTTCACCACCCTCTCCTGCTCCTCCACCGGCAACCTCGCCGGCGCGGTCGGCGCCGCGGCCGCCCGTGCGGGCTTCCGCTCCTGCGTCTTCATCCCGCACGACCTGGAGGCCGGCAAGGTCGTCATGGCCGCGGTCTACGGCGGTGAGCTGGTCGGCATCGAGGGCACCTACGACGACGTCAACCGCTTCTGCAGCGAGCTGATCGGCGACCCGGTCGGCGAGGGCTGGGGCTTCGTCAACGTCAATCTGCGGCCGTACTACGGCGAGGGGTCCAAGACCCTGGCCTACGAGATCTGCGAGCAGCTCGGCTGGCGGCTGCCCGACCAGATCGTCATCCCGATCGCCTCCGGCTCCCAGCTCACCAAGATCGACAAGGGGCTGAAGGAGCTGATCGCGATCGGTCTGGTCGAGGACAAGCCCTACAAGATCTTCGGCGCCCAGGCCGAGGGCTGCTCCCCGGTCTCCGCCGCCTTCAAGGCCGGCCATGACGTCGTCCGGCCGCAGAAGCCGCAGACCATCGCCAAGTCGCTGGCCATCGGCAACCCCGCGGACGGCCCGTACGTCCTGGACATCGCCCGCCGTACGGGCGGCGCGGTGGAGGACGTGAACGACGAGCAGATCGTCGACGCGATCAAGCTGCTCGCCCGCACCGAGGGGATCTTCGCGGAGACCGCGGGCGGGGTGACCGTCGGCGTGACCAAGAAGCTGATCGAGGACGGTCTGCTCGACCCGTCCCTGACGACCGTCGTGCTCAACACCGGCGACGGCCTCAAGACCCTCGACGCGGTGGCCCCCACCACGGGCCCCTCCGCCATCATCCGCCCCACTCTTGACTCGTTCCGAGAGGCTGGTCTCGCATGA
- a CDS encoding glucosyl-3-phosphoglycerate synthase, with protein sequence MLEEVERWLKHRSWSADDWPLDRLLDAKRGAATTLSVVLPALNEEATVGEIAATIRRELMSAAAPLVDELVVLDSGSTDRTAEVAAAAGATVVPRDSLLPRLPALPGKGEVLWRSLLATRGDIICFIDADLREFDPRFVSGIVGPLLTDPALQLVKGMYDRPLGDVAGQGGRVTELVARPLLNLHWPQLAGFVQPLGGEYAARRTLLERLPFPVGYGVELGLLVDALHTVGLDALGQVDIGVRKHRHQDGLALGRMAAAIYRTAQLRLARGHLVRPRLTQFDRGETGFEPRTTDVDTEERPPMIEIPEYAERRAA encoded by the coding sequence GTGCTGGAAGAGGTGGAGCGCTGGCTGAAGCACCGCTCCTGGTCGGCCGACGACTGGCCGCTGGACCGCCTGCTGGACGCGAAGCGGGGCGCGGCGACGACCCTGAGCGTCGTCCTGCCCGCCCTGAACGAGGAGGCCACGGTCGGCGAGATCGCCGCGACGATCCGCCGGGAGCTGATGAGCGCGGCGGCGCCGCTGGTGGACGAGCTGGTGGTGCTGGACTCCGGCTCGACGGACCGCACCGCCGAGGTCGCCGCGGCGGCGGGCGCCACCGTCGTCCCCCGCGACTCGCTGCTGCCCCGGCTGCCCGCGCTGCCCGGCAAGGGCGAGGTGCTGTGGCGGTCCCTGCTGGCCACGCGCGGCGACATCATCTGCTTCATCGACGCCGACCTGCGGGAATTCGATCCGCGCTTTGTCTCGGGGATCGTCGGTCCGCTGCTGACCGACCCCGCGCTGCAGCTGGTGAAGGGCATGTACGACCGCCCGCTCGGCGACGTGGCGGGCCAGGGCGGCCGGGTCACCGAGCTGGTCGCCCGCCCGCTGCTGAATCTGCACTGGCCCCAGCTGGCCGGATTCGTCCAGCCGCTGGGCGGTGAGTACGCGGCGCGCCGCACGCTGCTGGAGCGGCTGCCCTTCCCGGTCGGCTACGGGGTCGAGCTGGGGCTGCTGGTCGACGCGCTGCACACGGTGGGTCTCGACGCGCTCGGCCAGGTGGACATCGGGGTGCGCAAACACCGCCACCAGGACGGGCTGGCGCTCGGCCGGATGGCGGCCGCGATCTACCGCACCGCGCAGCTGCGGCTGGCCCGGGGCCATTTGGTGCGGCCGCGGCTGACCCAGTTCGACCGGGGCGAGACCGGCTTCGAGCCGCGTACCACGGACGTGGACACCGAGGAGCGACCGCCGATGATCGAGATACCGGAGTACGCGGAGCGGCGCGCGGCGTGA
- a CDS encoding alpha,alpha-trehalose-phosphate synthase (UDP-forming) has product MAVPRTAPILVASNRGPVSYTLGEDGSLTARRGGGGLVSGLSAIGPDANAVWVCAALGEGDREAARRAGDSHLNPGDTGGQQVRMLDIAPDVFAAAYNGIANSVLWFIHHLLYQTPVEPVFDAEFADQWAAYEAYNAAFADALAEEAVDEAVVLVQDYHLALVPAMLRERRPDLRIGHFSHTPWAPPDYYRLLPDDVAAGVLRGILGGDRAAFLTERWAGAFADCCAAVLGAEIVRDGDGDGNGDGAATAVRFEGRETRLGVHGLGADADFLRQRSRQADVDERLTSLRAQIGPDRKSIVRVDRTELSKNIVRGLLAYRRLLESHPEWRERVVHVAFAYPSRQDLAVYRDYTERVRRIADEINAEYGTEGWAPVALHVKDDFARSLAAYRLADVALVNPIRDGMNLVAKEVPVVSERGCALVLSREAGAYAELGDDALVVNPYDVEATARALDEALRMSDGERADRTKRLAAAATALPPQAWFLAQLRAL; this is encoded by the coding sequence ATGGCAGTTCCGCGCACCGCTCCGATCCTGGTCGCGTCCAACCGCGGTCCGGTCTCGTACACCCTGGGCGAGGACGGCTCGCTCACCGCCCGGCGCGGCGGTGGCGGGCTGGTCTCCGGCCTCAGCGCCATCGGCCCCGACGCGAACGCGGTGTGGGTGTGCGCGGCGCTCGGGGAGGGTGACCGCGAGGCGGCCCGGCGCGCCGGGGACAGCCATCTGAACCCCGGTGACACCGGCGGCCAGCAGGTGCGGATGCTCGACATCGCACCGGATGTCTTCGCCGCCGCGTACAACGGCATCGCCAATTCGGTGCTGTGGTTCATCCACCATCTGCTCTACCAGACCCCGGTCGAGCCGGTCTTCGACGCGGAGTTCGCCGACCAGTGGGCGGCCTACGAGGCCTATAACGCGGCCTTCGCGGACGCGCTCGCCGAGGAGGCGGTGGACGAGGCCGTCGTCCTGGTGCAGGACTACCACCTGGCGCTGGTGCCCGCGATGCTCCGCGAGCGCCGCCCCGATCTGCGGATCGGTCACTTCTCGCACACCCCCTGGGCCCCGCCGGACTACTACCGGCTGCTGCCGGACGACGTCGCGGCGGGTGTGCTGCGCGGCATCCTCGGCGGCGACCGCGCCGCGTTCCTCACCGAGCGCTGGGCCGGTGCCTTCGCCGACTGCTGCGCGGCCGTGCTGGGCGCGGAGATCGTCCGGGACGGCGACGGTGACGGTAACGGCGACGGCGCGGCGACGGCCGTGCGCTTCGAGGGGCGGGAGACCCGGCTGGGCGTCCACGGCCTCGGCGCGGACGCGGACTTCCTGCGGCAGCGGTCGCGGCAGGCGGATGTGGACGAACGGCTGACCAGTCTGCGGGCGCAGATCGGACCGGACCGGAAGTCGATCGTCCGGGTGGACCGCACCGAGCTGTCCAAGAACATCGTGCGCGGGCTGCTGGCCTACCGGCGACTGCTGGAGAGCCACCCCGAGTGGCGCGAGCGCGTGGTGCACGTGGCCTTCGCCTACCCCTCCCGCCAGGACCTCGCGGTCTACCGCGACTACACCGAGCGGGTGCGGCGGATCGCGGACGAGATCAACGCCGAGTACGGCACGGAGGGCTGGGCCCCGGTCGCCCTGCATGTGAAGGACGACTTCGCACGGTCGCTCGCGGCCTACCGACTGGCGGACGTGGCGCTGGTCAACCCCATCCGGGACGGGATGAACCTGGTGGCCAAGGAGGTGCCGGTGGTCTCCGAGCGGGGATGTGCGCTGGTGCTGTCGCGGGAGGCGGGCGCATACGCCGAGCTGGGCGACGACGCGCTGGTGGTGAACCCGTACGACGTGGAGGCCACGGCCCGGGCGCTGGACGAGGCGCTGCGCATGAGCGACGGCGAGCGCGCGGACCGTACGAAGCGACTCGCCGCCGCCGCGACCGCGCTGCCGCCCCAGGCATGGTTCCTGGCGCAGCTGCGGGCGCTGTAG